Proteins from a genomic interval of Pantoea deleyi:
- the pstS gene encoding phosphate ABC transporter substrate-binding protein PstS yields the protein MTLMRSTVARLLATTFAVSAVSAFAATDLTGAGGTFPAPVYAKWAAEYQQATGSKINYQGIGSSGGVKQIIAKTVDFGASDAPMKEEDLQKNGLFQFPTVIGGVVLAVNLPGIKSGQLTLDGKTVGDIYLGTIKKWNDPAIAKLNPGVKLPETNINVVRRADGSGTSFVFTSYLAKVNEEWNSKIGKGNTVNWPVGLGGKGNDGVAAFVQRLPGSIGYVEYAYAKQNNLTYTKLVDADGKAVAPSETSFSNAAKGADWSKSFAQDLTFQKGTDAWPISSTTFILIYKDQANAAKGAEVLKFFDWAYKSGSKTATALDYAALPDSVTEQIRAAWKANIKDSSGKALYQ from the coding sequence ATGACACTGATGCGTAGCACCGTAGCCCGACTCCTCGCCACCACTTTCGCCGTAAGCGCGGTATCTGCTTTTGCGGCAACCGATCTCACTGGCGCAGGCGGGACGTTCCCGGCGCCGGTTTATGCCAAGTGGGCAGCAGAATATCAGCAAGCCACCGGTAGCAAGATTAACTACCAGGGTATCGGTTCATCTGGTGGCGTGAAGCAGATCATCGCCAAAACCGTGGATTTCGGTGCGTCCGATGCGCCGATGAAAGAGGAAGACCTGCAGAAAAACGGCCTGTTCCAGTTCCCGACCGTGATCGGTGGCGTGGTGCTGGCGGTGAACCTGCCAGGGATCAAGTCAGGTCAGCTGACGCTGGATGGCAAAACCGTGGGTGACATCTACCTCGGCACCATCAAAAAGTGGAACGATCCGGCGATCGCTAAACTCAACCCGGGCGTGAAGCTGCCGGAAACCAACATCAACGTGGTACGCCGCGCTGACGGTTCAGGCACCTCCTTCGTCTTCACCAGCTATCTGGCGAAAGTGAACGAAGAGTGGAACAGCAAAATTGGTAAAGGCAACACCGTTAACTGGCCGGTCGGTCTGGGCGGTAAAGGCAATGACGGCGTCGCCGCCTTCGTTCAGCGTCTGCCGGGTTCCATCGGCTATGTGGAATACGCCTACGCCAAACAGAACAACCTGACCTACACCAAACTGGTGGATGCCGATGGCAAAGCGGTCGCGCCGAGCGAAACCAGCTTCAGCAATGCGGCGAAAGGCGCTGACTGGAGCAAATCGTTCGCACAGGATCTGACCTTCCAGAAGGGAACGGATGCCTGGCCTATCTCCTCAACCACCTTCATCCTGATCTACAAAGACCAGGCAAATGCGGCCAAGGGCGCCGAAGTGCTGAAGTTCTTTGACTGGGCGTACAAAAGCGGCAGCAAAACGGCCACCGCGCTGGATTACGCTGCGCTGCCGGATAGCGTGACCGAACAGATTCGCGCCGCCTGGAAAGCCAACATCAAAGACAGTTCTGGTAAAGCGCTGTATCAGTAA
- the glmS gene encoding glutamine--fructose-6-phosphate transaminase (isomerizing), translating to MCGIVGAVAQRDIAEILLEGLRRLEYRGYDSAGLAVVDRQGHVTRLRRLGKVQKLAEAAEQQPLIGGTGIAHTRWATHGEPSEANAHPHVSEHIIIVHNGIIENHEPLRAELIARGYVFASETDTEVVAHLIHWEQKQGGSLREVVLRVIPQLRGAYGMVIMDSRDPSLLVAARSGSPLVIGRGVGENFIASDQLALLPVTRRFIYLEEGDIAEISRRDVTIVDRDGNIVTRAEIESNLQYDAGDKGIYRHYMQKEIYEQPMALKSTLSGRFSQGQVDLSELGAGAEALLSQVEHIQIIACGTSYNSGMVSRYWFESLANIPCDVEIASEFRYRKSAVRRNSLLITLSQSGETADTLAALRLSKELGYLGSLAVCNVAGSSLVRESDLALMTKAGTEIGVASTKAFTTQLAVLLMLVAKLGRLKGMSADTEHEIVHALQALPSRIEQMLAQDKLIENLAEGFSDKHHALFLGRGDQYPIAMEGALKLKEISYIHAEAYAAGELKHGPLALIDADMPVIVVAPNNELLEKLKSNIEEVRARGGLLYVFADQDAGFSDSDGMKIIPLPHVEEVIAPIFYTVPLQLLSYHVALIKGTDVDQPRNLAKSVTVE from the coding sequence ATGTGTGGAATTGTTGGTGCAGTAGCACAGCGCGATATCGCAGAGATTCTGCTGGAAGGTCTGCGTCGTCTTGAGTATCGCGGATATGATTCGGCCGGGCTGGCCGTGGTCGATCGTCAGGGGCACGTGACGCGCCTGCGTCGTTTGGGAAAAGTGCAGAAACTGGCGGAAGCGGCCGAACAGCAGCCGCTGATTGGGGGCACCGGTATCGCGCATACGCGCTGGGCCACCCACGGTGAGCCGTCTGAGGCGAACGCGCATCCGCACGTCTCAGAGCACATCATCATCGTGCACAACGGCATTATAGAGAACCATGAACCGCTGCGCGCAGAACTGATCGCACGCGGCTACGTCTTTGCCTCCGAAACCGACACCGAAGTGGTGGCGCATCTGATCCACTGGGAGCAGAAGCAGGGCGGTTCGCTGCGTGAAGTCGTGCTGCGCGTGATCCCGCAACTGCGCGGGGCCTACGGCATGGTGATCATGGACAGCCGCGATCCGTCACTGCTGGTGGCCGCCCGCTCCGGCAGTCCGCTGGTTATCGGTCGCGGCGTCGGCGAAAACTTTATTGCCTCGGATCAGCTGGCCCTGCTGCCGGTTACCCGCCGGTTTATCTATCTGGAAGAGGGCGACATCGCCGAGATCAGCCGTCGTGATGTCACCATCGTCGATCGTGACGGCAACATCGTCACGCGCGCGGAGATCGAATCGAACCTGCAGTATGACGCCGGTGACAAGGGCATCTACCGTCACTACATGCAGAAAGAGATCTACGAACAGCCGATGGCGCTGAAAAGCACCCTGAGCGGCCGGTTCAGCCAGGGGCAGGTTGACCTCAGCGAACTGGGCGCGGGCGCAGAGGCGCTGCTGAGCCAGGTCGAGCATATCCAGATTATCGCCTGCGGCACCTCCTACAACTCCGGCATGGTGTCTCGCTACTGGTTTGAGTCGCTGGCAAACATTCCCTGCGATGTGGAGATCGCCTCGGAGTTCCGCTACCGCAAATCCGCGGTGCGCAGGAACAGCCTGCTGATTACCCTGTCGCAATCGGGCGAAACGGCCGATACGCTGGCGGCGCTGCGCCTCTCGAAAGAGCTGGGCTACCTGGGGTCGCTGGCGGTCTGCAACGTGGCCGGCTCATCCCTGGTGCGGGAATCGGACCTGGCGCTGATGACCAAAGCGGGCACCGAAATCGGCGTCGCCTCCACCAAAGCCTTCACCACTCAGCTCGCGGTATTGCTGATGCTGGTGGCGAAACTGGGCCGTCTGAAAGGGATGTCTGCCGACACCGAGCATGAGATCGTGCATGCGCTGCAGGCGTTGCCGAGCCGCATCGAGCAGATGCTGGCGCAGGATAAGCTGATCGAAAATCTGGCCGAAGGCTTCTCCGACAAGCATCATGCGCTGTTCCTGGGCCGTGGCGATCAGTATCCGATTGCGATGGAAGGGGCGCTGAAGCTCAAGGAGATCTCCTACATTCATGCGGAAGCCTATGCGGCTGGCGAGCTGAAACATGGCCCGCTGGCGCTGATCGATGCCGATATGCCGGTCATCGTGGTGGCGCCTAACAACGAACTGCTGGAGAAGCTCAAGTCCAACATCGAAGAGGTGCGCGCGCGCGGCGGCCTGCTCTACGTCTTTGCCGACCAGGATGCAGGCTTCAGCGACAGCGACGGGATGAAGATTATCCCGTTGCCGCACGTCGAAGAGGTGATTGCGCCGATCTTCTACACCGTGCCGCTGCAGTTGCTCTCCTATCACGTCGCCCTGATCAAAGGCACCGACGTCGATCAGCCACGTAACCTGGCGAAATCCGTTACCGTGGAATAA
- a CDS encoding F0F1 ATP synthase subunit epsilon: protein MAMTYHLDVVSAEEQLFSGLVQKIQVSGSEGELGIFPGHAPLLTAIKPGMIRIVKQHGEEEYIYLSGGVLEVQPGSSTVLADTAIRGTDLDEARALEAKRKAEEHMNSSHGDVDYAQASAELAKAIAKLRVIELTKKAM from the coding sequence ATGGCTATGACTTATCACCTGGATGTGGTCAGCGCAGAAGAACAGCTGTTCTCTGGTCTGGTACAGAAAATTCAGGTGTCAGGTAGCGAAGGCGAACTGGGGATTTTCCCTGGCCATGCGCCGCTGCTGACTGCCATTAAGCCTGGAATGATCCGTATCGTGAAACAGCACGGCGAAGAGGAGTATATTTACCTCTCTGGCGGCGTGCTGGAAGTGCAACCGGGCAGCAGCACCGTCCTGGCCGATACCGCGATTCGCGGTACCGATCTGGATGAAGCGCGTGCTCTGGAAGCAAAACGCAAAGCAGAAGAGCACATGAACAGCAGCCACGGCGACGTGGACTATGCTCAGGCCTCTGCCGAGCTGGCGAAAGCCATTGCTAAACTGCGCGTGATCGAACTGACCAAAAAAGCGATGTAA
- the glmU gene encoding bifunctional UDP-N-acetylglucosamine diphosphorylase/glucosamine-1-phosphate N-acetyltransferase GlmU — protein sequence MSNSAMSVVILAAGKGTRMYSDLPKVLHTLAGKPMVQHVIDAAKGLGAQQVHLVYGHGGDLLKATLTDSTLNWVLQAEQLGTGHAMQQAAPAFADDEDIMMLYGDVPLIAEATLQRLREAKPEGGIGLLTVVLDDPTGYGRIVRENDTIVGIIEQKDASPAQLRINEINTGILIANGGDLKRWLAQLTNNNAQGEYYITDIIALAHQEGRVINAVHPTRISETDGVNNRLQLATLERTFQAEQAEKLLLAGVMLRDPARFDLRGTLTHGRDVEIDTNVIIEGQVTLGARVKIGAGCIIRNSVIGDDCEISPYSVIEDANLATACTVGPFARLRPGSELAAAAHVGNFVEMKKARLGRGSKAGHLSYLGDAEIGDNVNIGAGTITCNYDGANKSKTVIGDDVFVGSDTQLVAPVSVAAGTTIAAGTTIMKDVTEAGLVYNRKAQNHKADWQRPVKKK from the coding sequence ATGTCTAACAGTGCGATGAGTGTGGTGATCCTGGCCGCTGGCAAGGGCACCCGTATGTATTCCGATCTGCCTAAAGTTCTGCACACACTGGCAGGCAAACCGATGGTTCAGCATGTGATTGATGCCGCTAAAGGGCTGGGTGCGCAGCAGGTGCATCTGGTTTATGGTCACGGCGGCGATCTTCTTAAAGCGACGCTGACCGACAGCACACTTAACTGGGTGCTGCAGGCGGAGCAGCTCGGCACCGGCCATGCCATGCAGCAGGCGGCACCGGCGTTTGCCGACGATGAAGATATCATGATGCTCTACGGCGACGTGCCGCTGATTGCTGAGGCCACACTGCAGCGTCTGCGTGAAGCAAAACCCGAGGGCGGCATCGGCTTACTCACCGTCGTGCTGGACGATCCCACCGGCTATGGCCGCATTGTGCGCGAAAACGACACTATCGTCGGCATTATCGAACAGAAAGATGCCAGCCCGGCGCAGCTCCGCATTAATGAGATCAATACCGGCATCCTGATCGCCAACGGCGGCGATCTCAAACGCTGGCTGGCGCAGCTCACCAACAACAATGCGCAGGGTGAATATTACATCACCGATATCATCGCACTGGCGCATCAGGAGGGGCGGGTGATTAACGCCGTCCATCCGACACGCATCAGCGAAACCGACGGCGTGAATAACCGGCTGCAGCTGGCGACATTAGAGCGCACCTTCCAGGCGGAACAGGCGGAAAAACTGCTGCTGGCGGGCGTGATGCTGCGCGACCCGGCGCGGTTCGATCTGCGCGGCACGCTGACGCATGGCCGGGATGTGGAAATCGACACCAACGTCATTATTGAAGGCCAGGTCACGCTGGGCGCGCGCGTAAAAATCGGCGCGGGCTGCATCATCAGAAACAGCGTGATCGGTGATGACTGCGAAATCAGTCCCTATTCGGTGATCGAGGATGCAAATCTCGCGACCGCCTGTACCGTTGGCCCCTTTGCCCGTCTGCGTCCCGGCAGCGAGCTGGCGGCGGCCGCTCACGTAGGCAACTTCGTTGAAATGAAGAAAGCGCGCCTGGGCAGGGGATCAAAAGCCGGTCACCTCTCCTATCTCGGTGATGCCGAGATTGGCGACAACGTGAACATCGGCGCGGGCACCATTACCTGTAACTATGATGGCGCCAATAAATCGAAAACCGTGATTGGCGATGATGTCTTTGTGGGATCGGACACGCAGCTGGTGGCACCGGTCAGCGTGGCGGCAGGCACCACCATTGCGGCAGGCACCACCATCATGAAGGATGTGACTGAGGCCGGTCTGGTCTATAACCGCAAAGCGCAGAACCATAAAGCGGACTGGCAGCGTCCGGTGAAGAAAAAATAA